The DNA sequence CGATGGGCTGTTTGTAGAAAAGCCTAGAACAATGCTAGGATGAAATGAGTCCATTCCACCGACTTAGTAAGTCGGTTTAGCAAGCCTATAAATATGTAATGGTGTAAGTAAGCTTGTAACGAAGAAGTGATCAAGCAACCAAGTAAGAGTGAGAAGTAAGAGTAGTCTTGTGAGGAGGGTGAGTGGTCTAGAGTTTGTCTCTAGAAAGTGAGTGAGTGTCATTGCTTCTAAAGTGTCTTTGAGAGTTttgagtgttgtaatattttgtaagtGTAATACAAgcaatttgtttacttgttttgtctctccaacacttgtgCTAGAGTTGTGTCCTCCAATTTTTCCTCAACAGAAACCGCCTTTCCTTTGGTTCTGAGCAATGCATATTTTAAAAAGATTGGAAAATGAGACGACGCTTCACAAATATGAGAACTATAAGCCCTTTTTATTCGTTGAgttaaaagaaagaaatggtACCTTGAAGAACGAAGTAATTGCCGTTGTTCTGATTGAGTATAAACAACCTGACAACAGCGGACACTTCCGAAGAAATCTGGGGAGCAATTGCTCCAGACATTACCAAGTAGAGAGAGATGTGCTCTTTCACATTCCTATTCTTGTTTCCATTCGGAAAGAAAACCAGTTTCCTGCAACAAAACAACAATTTATAGTACTCTAACgcaactccaaaaaaaaaaaacactagcaATTAACGCAAAGCTTATGAAAAAAGAACAGTAAAAACTTGTTCTCAGAAATAGTGAGAAAGGATTGTACCATTTGTATCCTCTGGCTTCAAAGTCCCCAGATTCATATTTCTCCATGTTATGTTTGGTGAGCAACGAAATCGATTGTACTTTTACTGTGTAATGGGTTGGTGGTGCATCCAAAATTGTTCTCAGTATCCCTGAAAAGAAACATGTACATTAGCTACTAATTTCCAACTTCAACACACTCAAGCAAACAGATAAAGTATCTTACCATCTTGGTCATCGAAGTTGAGACTCATCATATCAACAAACTTGATTTTCCGATAATTCAATACAAGTTACAAAGGATTCAACCG is a window from the Malus domestica chromosome 16, GDT2T_hap1 genome containing:
- the LOC108172875 gene encoding ubiquitin C-terminal hydrolase 12-like isoform X1; protein product: MMSLNFDDQDGILRTILDAPPTHYTVKVQSISLLTKHNMEKYESGDFEARGYKWKLVFFPNGNKNRNVKEHISLYLVMSGAIAPQISSEVSAVVRLFILNQNNGNYFVLQANHWFSASNSMRGWMRFTTMGSFNQAYIALNDTCIAEADVIVHGITDALWPIVK
- the LOC108172875 gene encoding ubiquitin C-terminal hydrolase 12-like isoform X2, which produces MMSLNFDDQDGILRTILDAPPTHYTVKVQSISLLTKHNMEKYESGDFEARGYKWKLVFFPNGNKNRNVKEHISLYLVMSGAIAPQISSEVSAVVRLFILNQNNGNYFVLQEPKERRFLLRKNWRTQL
- the LOC108172875 gene encoding ubiquitin C-terminal hydrolase 12-like isoform X3; translated protein: MEKYESGDFEARGYKWKLVFFPNGNKNRNVKEHISLYLVMSGAIAPQISSEVSAVVRLFILNQNNGNYFVLQANHWFSASNSMRGWMRFTTMGSFNQAYIALNDTCIAEADVIVHGITDALWPIVK